In a single window of the Labrus mixtus chromosome 20, fLabMix1.1, whole genome shotgun sequence genome:
- the LOC132995765 gene encoding uncharacterized protein LOC132995765 — protein MAAITEDLHELSRELITDILDPAENVDAGISDPEHVASKAEGFIEVLVVISGLSDQDIDRIVFANLEEVLQRFSRMGPQHTHGPGRPAFDIPTAVLEHHVRCGLPASEIAERFGVSKRTIRRHMKHSGLRKTDLYTPVADEELDRIVSEVHRSHPNTGYKLMRGHSNARGVRVPISRLRESLHRVDAEGVYMRRLRLHVIRRQQYSVPGPNSLWHIDGHHKLIRWRFVVHGGVDGFSRLVVYLNVAGNNRASTVLQSFINAVQQYGLPSRVRSDKGRENSDVAEFMIRSRGTNRNSHITGRSVHNQR, from the exons atggcagcaatCACAGAGGATCTGCATGAGCTCTCCCGTGAGTTAATAACAGATATTTTAGACCCGGCAGAGAATGTTGACGCTGGGATTTCGGACCCTGAACATGTGGCTAGCAAAGCAGAGGGATTTATTGAAGTTCTTGTAGTTATTTCCGGTCTCTCTGACCAAGATATTGACAGAATAGTGTTCGCAAACTTAGAAGAAGTTCTCCAGCGCTTCTCCCGTATGGGGccgcaacacacacacggaccaGGGCGCCCGGCTTTTGACATACCCACTGCCGTTCTAGAGCATCATGTCCGGTGTGGGCTACCAGCGAGTGAAATTGCTGAGAGGTTTGGAGTTTCGAAGAGGACAATCAGAAGGCACATGAAACATAGTGGCCTAAG AAAGACAGATCTCTACACACCTGTTGCTGATGAGGAGTTGGACCGTATTGTAAGCGAAGTCCACAGAAGCCATCCAAACACCGGCTACAAGCTAATGCGTGGACATTCGAATGCTAGAGGTGTGCGTGTTCCAA TCTCAAGACTGCGAGAGTCTTTGCACAGAGTGGATGCTGAGGGAGTGTACATGAGACGTCTACGGCTGCATGTAATAAGACGACAGCAGTATTCTGTTCCTGGCCCAAACTCTTTATGGCACATAGATGGTCACCACAAGCTCATAAG GTGGAGATTTGTTGTCCATGGTGGGGTGGACGGATTCAGTCGACTGGTGGTCTACCTGAATGTGGCTGGCAATAATAGGGCTAGCACTGTCCTACAGAGCTTTATCAATGCCGTTCAGCAGTACGGGCTGCCGTCAAGGGTACGGTCTGATAAAGGAAGAGAGAATTCAGACGTAGCAGAATTCATGATCAGGAGCAGAGGTACCAACAGGAACTCTCACATCACAGGCAGAAGTGTACACAATCAGCGGTAG
- the eif3g gene encoding eukaryotic translation initiation factor 3 subunit G — MPSIEYDDSKPSWADQVEEEGDEGTLPPSKETIKGNIKTITEYKIDDDGKKFKIVRTFKIETRKASKAVARRKNWKKFGNSEFDAPGPNVATTTVSDDVFMTFISSKEDLNAQDQDEDPMNKLKGQKIVSCRICKGDHWTTRCPYKDTLGPMQKELAEQLGLSTADKEKPAGSVEPEPAQPAQSKTGKYVPPSLRDGSTRRGESMQPNRRGGSDDNATIRVTNLSEDTRETDLQELFRPFGSISRIYLAKDKNTGQSKGFAFISFHRREDAARAIAGVSGFGYDHLILNVEWAKPSNN; from the exons ATGCCGTCGATTGAATACGACGA CTCCAAGCCCAGCTGGGCAGATCAAGTCgaggaagaaggagatgaag GCACACTACCACCCTCAAAGGAAACCATcaaaggaaatataaaaactataacGGAATATAAAATAGATGATGACGGAAAGAAGTTCAAG ATTGTGCGGACCTTCAAGATTGAGACAAGAAAAGCCTCAAAAGCTGTTGCCAGGAGAAAG AACTGGAAGAAATTTGGAAACTCTGAGTTTGATGCCCCAGGTCCTAATGTTGCCACCACTACAGTCAGTGACGATGTCTTTATGACTTTCATTTCAAGCAAAGAG GACTTGAACGCCCAAGACCAAGATGAGGATCCCATGAATAAACTGAAAGGACAGAAGATTGTGTCTTGTCGTATTTGCAAAGGCGACCATTGGACCACCCGCTGTCCATACAAGGACACCCTGGGCCCCATGCAGAAAGAGCTGGCTGAACAGCTTGGACTTTCCACCGCAGACAAGGAGAAGCCTGCCGGCTCTG TTGAACCAGAGCCTGCACAACCTGCACAGAGCAAGACTGGGAAGTATGTGCCCCCGAGTCTGAGGGATGGAAGCACCCGGAGAGGGGAGTCCATGCAGCCCAACCGGCGGGGTGGAT CTGATGACAATGCTACCATCCGTGTGACCAATCTGTCTGAGGACACCCGTGAAACAGACTTGCAGGAGCTCTTCAGACCGTTTGGCTCCATCTCCAGGATTTATCTGGCTAAAGACAAGAACACCGGACAGTCGAAG ggatTTGCCTTCATCAGCTTCCATCGCCGAGAGGATGCAGCCAGAGCCATTGCAGGAGTGTCAGGATTTGGATATGATCATCTTATTCTCAACGTTGAATGGGCCAA ACCTTCAAACAACTGA